A genome region from Arachidicoccus soli includes the following:
- a CDS encoding sialate O-acetylesterase produces the protein MKNVFKIGFAFMAAFFVRSATAQIRLPSIVRDSMILQRDMKINIWGWASKGEKVSVKFNGERYKTKTADNGKWKLQLPAMNAGGPYTMEITGKNKITLHDILIGDVWFCSGQSNMVHQMALHSVRYSDEIAEAHYPEIRQFWIPTLTNLEHPLDTMPTSYWKSANPKDVLEFSAIAYFFAKKLYQKYHIPIGIINSSVGGTPIEAWISEKGFQDFPSILKRIEKNKDTAFLNSFNRGRFKGMSKMPRPVDKGLSGSTPWYSRSYVPKEWRQIGIPGFWEDQGLRNLNGVVWYRKEIEVPASMIGKPAKVFLGRIIDADALYINGQEVGKTTYQYPERRYPIPDNVLKPGKNLFVVRVTNNFGKGGFVPDKPYSLIAGQDTVDLKGYWQYKVGEVFAPMQGFGGGGFGFSAQNAPTALYNAMVAPLINYTIKGIAWYQGESNAGNPTNYEQLQKSLIRDWRHKWNEGNIPFLYVQLPGYGDYDYLPSASGWASLRAAQLQSLTLPNTAMAVAIDLGEWNDIHPDRKKPVGDRLALAAERIAYGENIVYSGPIYHSSNVEGNKIIVSFNHVGSGLIFKDSSYISHDSEEVEGEFSIAGADKKFVWAKAKIEGNQITVWSDQIKAPKYVRYAWADNPVNPNLYNKEGLPASPFETN, from the coding sequence ATGAAAAATGTATTTAAAATAGGCTTTGCTTTTATGGCCGCTTTCTTTGTCAGGTCTGCTACAGCTCAAATAAGACTTCCAAGCATTGTAAGAGATAGCATGATTTTGCAAAGAGACATGAAAATAAATATTTGGGGCTGGGCATCAAAAGGAGAGAAGGTAAGTGTAAAGTTTAATGGTGAAAGATATAAAACCAAAACAGCTGATAACGGAAAATGGAAATTGCAATTGCCGGCAATGAATGCAGGCGGCCCTTATACAATGGAGATTACCGGGAAGAATAAAATTACATTGCACGATATATTGATCGGGGATGTTTGGTTTTGTTCTGGGCAATCAAATATGGTACACCAAATGGCACTCCACAGTGTTCGGTATTCCGATGAAATTGCCGAAGCGCATTATCCCGAAATAAGACAATTTTGGATTCCTACATTAACCAATTTAGAACATCCTTTGGATACGATGCCAACCAGTTATTGGAAATCGGCCAATCCCAAAGATGTACTTGAGTTTTCTGCGATAGCTTATTTCTTTGCAAAAAAATTATACCAAAAATATCATATACCTATTGGCATCATTAATTCCAGTGTGGGTGGTACGCCTATTGAGGCTTGGATAAGTGAAAAAGGATTTCAAGATTTTCCTTCTATACTAAAAAGAATAGAAAAAAATAAGGATACGGCTTTCCTCAATAGTTTTAACCGGGGGAGGTTTAAGGGCATGTCAAAAATGCCAAGGCCGGTAGATAAAGGGCTTTCAGGCTCTACACCTTGGTACAGTAGATCTTATGTTCCAAAGGAATGGCGTCAAATAGGTATTCCTGGTTTTTGGGAGGATCAGGGTTTAAGAAACCTTAACGGAGTGGTTTGGTATAGAAAAGAAATTGAGGTACCGGCTTCCATGATTGGCAAGCCAGCAAAAGTCTTCTTAGGAAGAATTATTGACGCGGATGCATTGTATATAAATGGGCAAGAAGTTGGGAAAACCACTTACCAGTATCCGGAAAGAAGATATCCCATTCCTGATAATGTATTAAAGCCGGGGAAAAATTTATTTGTAGTGCGTGTGACCAATAATTTTGGTAAGGGAGGCTTTGTTCCCGACAAACCCTACTCTTTAATTGCCGGCCAGGATACGGTGGACTTAAAGGGTTATTGGCAATACAAAGTGGGGGAAGTTTTCGCACCAATGCAAGGATTTGGAGGAGGTGGCTTTGGCTTCTCTGCACAAAATGCGCCAACGGCCTTATATAATGCAATGGTGGCACCATTAATCAATTATACCATTAAAGGAATCGCTTGGTATCAGGGAGAAAGCAATGCAGGCAATCCTACAAATTATGAACAATTACAGAAATCTTTGATTAGAGATTGGCGTCACAAATGGAATGAAGGAAATATCCCTTTTTTATATGTGCAGCTTCCTGGCTATGGTGATTATGATTATCTCCCTTCGGCAAGTGGTTGGGCATCCTTGAGAGCAGCTCAGTTGCAATCCTTAACTCTTCCCAATACAGCAATGGCTGTTGCTATCGATTTGGGAGAATGGAACGATATTCATCCCGATAGGAAAAAGCCGGTAGGGGACCGTTTAGCACTAGCAGCCGAGAGAATTGCTTATGGAGAAAACATCGTTTATTCTGGCCCAATTTATCATTCATCGAATGTTGAAGGCAATAAGATAATAGTTTCCTTTAACCATGTAGGCAGTGGTTTAATTTTTAAAGATTCTTCTTACATTTCTCATGATTCTGAAGAAGTAGAAGGTGAATTTTCAATTGCTGGAGCGGATAAGAAATTTGTTTGGGCAAAAGCAAAAATTGAAGGCAATCAAATAACGGTATGGAGTGATCAAATAAAGGCACCAAAATACGTTAGATACGCCTGGGCAGATAATCCGGTCAACCCTAACTTATACAACAAAGAAGGATTGCCTGCTTCACCTTTCGAAACAAATTAG
- a CDS encoding glycoside hydrolase family 127 protein: MLYNLNRNRKGHHRAFKIFICSVTACLLFVSIASAQERLYPNEFPLQDVTLLNSPFKTARDLNIHTLLEYKVDRLLAPYRKEAGLTPKDSSYPNWIGLDGHIGGHYLSALAMNVAATDNAACRTRMDYMIAELKACQEANTLHHPSWGKGYVGGVPNSAAIWSTLKEGDFKAYHAAWVPWYNVHKMYAGLRDVWLYTGNKEAKEMFLKFCDWGIFITAKLSEQQMQSMLDTEHGGMDEMFADAYQMTGDKKYIIAAERFSHHVILDPMSKGIDNLDNKHANTQIPKVVGFQRIAELTENQRFVKAASFFWETVTTHRSLAFGGNSRKEFFPSAAACMDYIHDVEGPESCNSYNMLKLTEDLFRTHPLAKYADYYERTLYNHILSIQNPITGGYVYFTPVRPRSYKVYSAPNEAMWCCVGSGMEDHSKYNQFIYTHQQDSLYLNLFIASILNWKEKGVEIKQQTTFPYEEKTKLIITKGRSHFTLMIRYPQWVAKGKLQIKVNGKALVDDKNPGSYIGINRQWKKGDVIEVLLPMHNSIEHLPNVPDYIAIMHGPILLGAKTGTEDMKGMIADDSRWGHIPSGKMLPLNTAPIIIADSLSEITNSLVPIKNKPLYFTTPNLQLINPIHVVLEPFYKIQQSRYMMYWLTLNKSQYHHYLDSIAHTEKEALALQNRTIDFVAPGEQQPEVDHAIQSDKSRTGNNQDQMYREAFDGGYFTYKMTTNHETGLSLMVRYWGPSPGRHKFDIYIDSEKLATVDNTGKWNQSGFKEISYPIPDEMIKGKSNVQVKFLAPDESSTGPVYYVRLLKSK; encoded by the coding sequence ATGTTGTATAATTTAAATAGAAATAGAAAAGGCCATCATCGGGCATTTAAAATATTTATTTGTTCCGTGACGGCTTGTTTATTATTTGTTTCAATTGCGAGTGCACAAGAAAGATTATATCCCAATGAGTTTCCTTTGCAGGATGTGACCTTGCTGAATAGTCCATTTAAAACAGCGAGAGATTTGAATATTCATACTTTATTAGAATATAAAGTCGATCGGTTGCTTGCACCCTATAGAAAAGAAGCGGGGTTGACTCCTAAAGATTCCAGCTATCCCAATTGGATCGGGCTTGATGGGCATATAGGCGGTCATTATCTTTCCGCTTTAGCGATGAATGTTGCTGCGACCGATAATGCAGCCTGCAGAACCCGGATGGATTATATGATTGCCGAATTAAAAGCTTGTCAGGAAGCCAATACCCTTCATCATCCCAGTTGGGGAAAAGGTTATGTGGGCGGAGTCCCCAATAGCGCAGCCATCTGGTCAACTTTAAAAGAGGGTGATTTTAAAGCTTATCATGCTGCTTGGGTGCCCTGGTATAATGTACATAAAATGTATGCCGGCCTGCGCGATGTCTGGTTATATACAGGCAATAAAGAAGCAAAAGAAATGTTCCTGAAGTTTTGTGATTGGGGGATATTTATTACGGCCAAGTTGTCTGAACAACAGATGCAGTCTATGTTGGATACAGAGCATGGAGGAATGGATGAAATGTTTGCCGATGCTTATCAAATGACAGGAGATAAGAAATATATCATTGCTGCCGAGCGTTTTTCGCACCATGTAATTTTAGACCCGATGTCTAAAGGAATTGATAATCTGGATAATAAACATGCCAATACGCAGATACCGAAAGTAGTAGGTTTTCAGCGAATCGCAGAGCTGACAGAAAACCAAAGATTTGTCAAAGCTGCCAGCTTCTTTTGGGAAACGGTCACCACCCATCGTTCTTTGGCTTTCGGTGGAAACAGCCGGAAAGAATTTTTTCCAAGCGCAGCCGCTTGTATGGATTATATCCATGATGTAGAAGGCCCTGAGTCTTGTAATTCCTACAATATGCTCAAACTAACCGAAGATTTATTTAGAACGCATCCCTTGGCTAAGTATGCAGATTATTATGAAAGAACATTGTATAATCATATCCTATCCATTCAAAACCCTATCACAGGGGGATATGTATATTTCACACCAGTAAGACCCAGAAGTTATAAAGTATATTCGGCACCTAATGAAGCCATGTGGTGCTGTGTAGGATCTGGAATGGAGGACCATAGTAAATACAACCAGTTTATTTATACACACCAACAGGATTCCTTATACCTAAATTTATTTATTGCATCTATCTTAAATTGGAAAGAAAAAGGCGTTGAAATAAAACAGCAGACAACCTTTCCTTATGAAGAAAAAACAAAGCTCATCATTACAAAAGGCAGATCTCATTTTACCTTAATGATCCGTTACCCGCAGTGGGTTGCCAAAGGAAAATTACAGATAAAAGTGAATGGTAAGGCCCTTGTTGATGATAAAAATCCCGGATCCTATATTGGTATTAATCGCCAATGGAAGAAAGGAGATGTGATAGAAGTATTACTGCCCATGCACAACAGCATTGAACACCTGCCCAACGTACCTGATTATATCGCCATTATGCACGGACCCATTCTTTTAGGCGCAAAGACCGGTACAGAAGATATGAAAGGTATGATAGCCGACGATAGCAGGTGGGGGCATATACCCAGTGGTAAAATGTTACCCTTAAATACAGCTCCTATCATTATTGCAGACAGCCTCTCAGAAATTACAAATAGCCTGGTTCCGATAAAAAATAAGCCACTTTATTTTACTACCCCCAATCTACAATTGATAAATCCGATACATGTTGTATTAGAGCCCTTCTATAAAATCCAGCAGTCAAGATATATGATGTATTGGCTGACTTTGAACAAATCGCAATATCATCATTATCTAGATTCTATTGCCCATACAGAAAAGGAAGCCTTGGCTTTACAAAATAGAACAATAGATTTTGTAGCCCCCGGCGAACAGCAGCCGGAAGTTGATCATGCGATACAAAGCGATAAGTCTAGAACCGGCAATAATCAGGATCAAATGTATCGGGAAGCATTTGATGGCGGCTATTTTACTTACAAAATGACTACCAATCATGAAACCGGCTTGAGTTTAATGGTTCGTTATTGGGGCCCTTCACCGGGCCGTCACAAATTTGATATCTACATCGATAGTGAAAAGTTAGCCACAGTAGATAATACAGGCAAATGGAATCAATCAGGATTCAAAGAAATATCTTATCCTATTCCCGATGAAATGATAAAAGGTAAATCGAATGTGCAGGTAAAGTTTTTAGCACCGGATGAAAGTTCAACGGGCCCGGTATATTATGTTAGGCTGCTGAAAAGTAAATGA
- a CDS encoding glycoside hydrolase family 31 protein, whose amino-acid sequence MKKTVLIVLLAGIGSFVFLQKLGAQSNYKETVNGVKATVNGVHIELEVYDADIIRVIKYPEGLHFIKNSLAVIKRPDRNIPKKVFERGNLIVLETSAFKATLDRSTGKVSFSKLNNDLLFSERDNGAVFRPDKNADLNSYDVKQSFVLDTNEVIYGLGEQQNGRLNQRGQDNLLVQGNGKVSIPFFQSIKGYGIYWDNYSPTRFIDNKAGTSFDSQVGNGIDYYFMKGANGDSVVAQMRFLTGQAPLLPLWVYGYNQSKERYKTQFELLDVVKKYRALHVPLDGIIQDWQYWGTDSNWNAMSFDSIRFPRPKKMIDSVHQLHAHIFIVAWPGFGPKTKQYSEFKKKSMLLNFDTWPPNSGTKVYDVYDPIARDIYWRYLNKGVFSLGSDAWWLDSSEPDHLNEKDSDFNQHTYLGTYRSVRNAFPLEHIKGVYAHQRQTTSKKRVVILTRSAFAGQQRFASNTWSGDVRSSWESFRNQIPAGLNFSLTGLPYWNTDIGGFFANDYVKDGGAKNPAFQELYTRWLQFGTFMPMMRSHGTAIPREIYQFGKKGERIYDVLEKYIKLRYSLLPYLYSTAWQVTNHSGSFMRALAIDFIKDRNVYNIGGEYMFGKSFLVSPVTEKGAKEQQVYLPAGASWYDFWTGALLKGGQSIHRATPIEIMPLYVRAGSIIPWGPEVQYATEKKWDNLELRIYPGADADFTLYEDENDNYDYEKGLYSEIKFHWNDKVHELTIDKKNGHFPGMLQARKFKIVLVKQDHGSGSNLTRNVDKVINYNGKKVQIKL is encoded by the coding sequence ATGAAGAAAACTGTATTAATCGTGCTATTAGCCGGGATAGGAAGTTTTGTATTCCTCCAGAAATTGGGTGCGCAGTCAAATTATAAAGAAACAGTTAATGGCGTAAAAGCAACGGTAAACGGTGTACATATAGAATTGGAAGTTTATGATGCAGACATTATCAGAGTCATTAAATATCCGGAGGGTCTGCATTTCATAAAGAACAGCCTTGCCGTCATAAAGCGCCCGGACAGAAATATTCCAAAGAAGGTTTTTGAAAGAGGCAACTTAATTGTTTTGGAAACTTCTGCATTCAAGGCAACTTTGGATAGGAGTACCGGTAAGGTTTCCTTCTCTAAATTGAATAATGATTTGTTGTTCTCAGAACGCGATAATGGCGCAGTTTTCAGGCCTGATAAAAATGCAGATCTTAATAGTTATGACGTAAAACAGTCTTTTGTCCTGGATACGAATGAAGTTATTTATGGGCTTGGAGAACAACAGAACGGTCGATTAAATCAAAGAGGGCAGGATAACTTATTGGTACAGGGAAATGGAAAAGTGTCCATTCCTTTTTTTCAATCGATTAAGGGATATGGCATATATTGGGATAATTATTCGCCGACCCGGTTTATAGATAATAAAGCAGGAACCTCTTTTGATTCCCAGGTAGGAAACGGTATAGATTATTATTTTATGAAAGGGGCTAATGGAGACAGTGTTGTTGCGCAGATGCGCTTTTTAACGGGTCAAGCACCATTATTACCCTTGTGGGTCTATGGTTATAATCAATCCAAAGAAAGATATAAGACCCAGTTTGAGTTGCTAGATGTGGTTAAGAAATATAGAGCTTTGCATGTTCCCCTGGATGGTATTATACAAGACTGGCAATATTGGGGTACCGACAGTAATTGGAATGCAATGAGCTTTGACTCTATTAGGTTTCCGAGACCGAAGAAGATGATAGATAGTGTACATCAATTGCATGCACATATTTTTATTGTTGCATGGCCAGGATTTGGCCCTAAAACAAAACAATACAGCGAGTTTAAGAAAAAATCGATGCTATTAAATTTTGATACCTGGCCTCCTAACAGTGGCACGAAGGTATACGATGTTTACGACCCAATTGCAAGAGATATTTACTGGCGATATTTGAATAAAGGAGTATTTTCTTTAGGTTCAGATGCATGGTGGCTGGACTCATCAGAACCCGATCACTTGAATGAAAAAGACAGTGATTTTAATCAGCATACTTATTTGGGTACTTATCGAAGTGTAAGAAATGCATTTCCATTAGAACATATTAAGGGCGTCTATGCGCACCAACGGCAAACGACATCTAAAAAGCGAGTGGTGATATTGACCAGATCAGCTTTTGCAGGTCAGCAGCGCTTTGCTTCAAATACCTGGAGTGGAGATGTTCGCTCGAGTTGGGAATCTTTCCGTAATCAAATTCCTGCTGGTTTAAATTTCTCATTAACCGGACTTCCCTATTGGAATACGGATATAGGCGGTTTCTTTGCAAATGATTATGTAAAAGATGGAGGTGCTAAAAATCCGGCATTCCAAGAATTATATACGCGTTGGCTACAGTTTGGAACTTTTATGCCGATGATGCGCTCTCACGGAACAGCGATCCCCAGAGAGATCTATCAATTTGGAAAAAAAGGAGAGAGGATTTATGATGTTTTAGAAAAGTATATAAAACTACGCTATAGTCTTTTGCCATATTTATACAGTACCGCTTGGCAAGTAACAAATCATAGTGGATCATTTATGCGGGCCTTAGCAATAGACTTTATAAAAGACAGAAATGTGTATAATATCGGTGGTGAATATATGTTTGGCAAATCCTTCCTGGTTTCACCGGTTACGGAGAAGGGAGCAAAAGAACAACAGGTTTATTTGCCGGCCGGAGCCAGTTGGTATGACTTCTGGACTGGAGCATTACTAAAAGGAGGACAATCTATTCATCGTGCAACACCGATTGAGATTATGCCACTATACGTTAGAGCGGGATCCATAATCCCTTGGGGACCAGAGGTGCAATATGCGACAGAAAAGAAATGGGATAACCTTGAGCTAAGAATATATCCCGGAGCGGATGCCGATTTCACTTTATATGAGGATGAAAATGATAACTATGATTACGAGAAAGGGCTTTATTCTGAAATTAAGTTTCATTGGAATGATAAAGTTCATGAGTTGACTATTGATAAAAAGAATGGCCATTTCCCGGGCATGTTACAAGCAAGGAAATTTAAGATAGTCTTAGTGAAGCAAGACCACGGTTCTGGTTCTAATCTAACAAGGAATGTTGATAAGGTTATAAACTATAATGGAAAAAAAGTTCAGATAAAATTATGA
- a CDS encoding glycosyl hydrolase 115 family protein, translated as MKRCLALFIFIACFFCVKIQAQNFVSEKNSSGAFPVFTGKNMATICVDDSDYFLVRKGASFLQQDIQMVAGQKPELVHTLPSTKNIIIIGSIEKSVWIQQLIKSKQLNVDALKGKWEAYHLEVIAHPFKGIGKALVIVGSDRRGTAYGVFTLSQQMGVSPWNWWADVPVKKKKELFVKEGTYNFGSPSVKYRGIFLNDEAPALSGWVHEKFGGFNHLFYEKVFELLLRLKANYLWPAMWGSAFNNDDTLNPIMAEKYGIVMGTSHQEPMNQATEHWRHENKGAWDYQTNDSTLRAFWKQGIENMDHRESIVTIGMRGNGDEPMTEGSNIALLEKIVKDQRKIITQVTGKPASETPQDWALYKEVQDYYDKGMKVPDDVTLLFSDDNWGNIRRLPKLHAIPRSGGYGIYYHFDYVGGPRNYKWLNTNNISRVWEQMHLAYEHHVKNIWIVNVGDLKPMEFPINFFLDYAWNVKNWNEDNLEDYYTQWARKQFGAKYANEIGNIIQKYTQYNARRKPELLNENTYSILNYDESNRVKNDYDRLVVEAEKINEALPVTYRNAFFELVLHPVKACANLQDLYTAVAWNHYYAKQNNPLANKYADSAKWFYKNDSLISSEYNRLDNGKWNHMMDQTHIGYTYWQEPRHQKMPEVTYVPNNLKPDDVGVNNFIDRSAASLIPKKGKGNIFYEKNGYVSMEAAHYTRKINTNNIQWKVIPGIGRDGDGVTSFPVTANVQTLTDRSPHLEYEFYSYDKADFKIAAYFSPTLNFQNDLTGLEFAISVDKEQPQIVSLNKGDANQWNWSKWVSDDVIIKTTNHSLNNAGKHVLKFWMISPAVVLQKIVADFGGVKQSYLGPPETLAK; from the coding sequence ATGAAGAGATGTTTGGCCTTATTTATTTTTATTGCTTGCTTTTTCTGCGTGAAAATTCAGGCGCAAAATTTTGTCTCTGAGAAAAACTCCTCTGGAGCTTTTCCTGTTTTTACCGGGAAAAATATGGCGACTATTTGTGTGGATGATAGCGACTATTTTTTAGTAAGGAAAGGAGCTTCTTTTTTACAACAAGATATTCAGATGGTAGCAGGCCAAAAGCCTGAACTTGTCCATACATTACCATCAACAAAGAATATTATTATCATTGGATCGATTGAAAAGTCGGTGTGGATTCAGCAACTAATAAAGTCTAAGCAATTAAATGTAGATGCGCTTAAAGGGAAGTGGGAAGCTTATCATTTAGAAGTGATTGCTCATCCCTTTAAAGGAATAGGTAAGGCCCTTGTAATTGTGGGTAGTGACCGAAGAGGTACTGCTTACGGGGTTTTTACGCTATCTCAACAGATGGGTGTATCCCCTTGGAATTGGTGGGCAGACGTGCCTGTAAAGAAAAAGAAGGAGCTGTTTGTAAAAGAGGGGACTTATAATTTTGGATCGCCCTCTGTAAAATATCGTGGTATTTTCTTGAATGATGAAGCACCTGCCTTGTCAGGTTGGGTACATGAAAAATTTGGCGGTTTTAATCATCTGTTTTATGAGAAAGTCTTTGAATTATTGTTGCGCTTAAAAGCTAATTATCTCTGGCCTGCAATGTGGGGAAGTGCCTTTAATAATGATGATACGCTTAACCCGATAATGGCAGAGAAATATGGGATTGTAATGGGTACTTCTCATCAGGAACCCATGAATCAGGCAACAGAACATTGGCGGCATGAAAATAAAGGTGCTTGGGATTATCAAACGAATGATAGCACCTTACGTGCTTTTTGGAAACAAGGAATTGAAAATATGGATCATCGTGAAAGTATTGTTACTATTGGTATGCGTGGTAATGGGGACGAACCGATGACCGAAGGAAGTAATATTGCCTTATTGGAAAAAATAGTAAAAGACCAACGAAAAATAATTACTCAAGTGACGGGCAAGCCGGCTTCTGAAACACCGCAAGATTGGGCATTGTATAAAGAAGTGCAGGATTATTACGACAAAGGAATGAAAGTGCCGGATGATGTTACTTTATTGTTTTCAGATGATAATTGGGGTAATATTCGAAGGTTACCAAAATTGCATGCTATACCAAGGAGTGGCGGTTATGGTATTTATTATCACTTCGATTATGTAGGTGGTCCCAGAAATTATAAATGGCTTAATACAAATAATATTTCACGGGTTTGGGAGCAAATGCATTTGGCTTATGAACATCATGTAAAAAATATATGGATTGTGAATGTGGGTGATTTGAAGCCGATGGAATTCCCTATTAATTTCTTTTTGGATTATGCATGGAATGTAAAGAATTGGAATGAAGATAATTTAGAAGACTATTATACACAATGGGCTAGAAAACAATTTGGTGCGAAATACGCAAACGAAATTGGAAATATTATTCAAAAATATACCCAATACAACGCGAGAAGAAAACCAGAGCTGCTGAATGAGAATACATACAGCATTCTCAATTACGATGAATCTAATCGTGTGAAAAATGATTATGATAGGCTGGTTGTAGAAGCGGAAAAAATAAATGAAGCATTGCCTGTAACTTATAGGAATGCTTTCTTTGAATTAGTCCTTCATCCAGTAAAAGCCTGTGCCAATTTGCAAGACCTTTATACAGCTGTTGCCTGGAATCATTATTATGCGAAACAAAATAATCCATTGGCCAATAAATACGCCGATTCGGCGAAATGGTTTTATAAAAACGATTCATTGATTTCATCCGAATATAATCGTTTAGACAATGGTAAATGGAATCACATGATGGATCAAACACATATTGGATACACCTATTGGCAGGAGCCTCGCCATCAAAAAATGCCGGAAGTGACATATGTTCCAAATAATCTGAAGCCGGATGATGTTGGGGTAAATAATTTTATCGATCGTTCTGCAGCATCTTTAATCCCCAAGAAGGGCAAAGGCAATATATTCTACGAAAAAAATGGCTATGTTTCGATGGAAGCGGCGCATTACACTAGAAAGATCAATACAAACAATATTCAGTGGAAAGTCATTCCAGGTATTGGTAGAGATGGAGACGGGGTCACCAGTTTTCCTGTTACTGCTAATGTACAAACCCTTACGGACAGAAGCCCACATCTTGAATATGAGTTTTATTCTTATGACAAAGCCGATTTTAAGATAGCAGCTTATTTTTCTCCTACGCTTAATTTCCAAAATGATTTAACTGGTTTAGAATTTGCCATCTCCGTTGATAAGGAGCAACCCCAAATTGTTTCCTTAAATAAGGGTGATGCAAACCAATGGAATTGGAGTAAATGGGTTTCCGATGATGTGATCATTAAAACAACAAATCATTCTCTAAATAATGCAGGGAAGCATGTTCTAAAGTTTTGGATGATTAGCCCGGCCGTTGTCCTACAAAAAATAGTAGCCGATTTTGGTGGCGTAAAACAAAGCTATCTCGGGCCGCCGGAGACTTTGGCTAAATAA
- a CDS encoding glycoside hydrolase, which yields MKKIFIGFTSMLFILGCQKADSLVSKTPEKGIPANTSSAVDTIATISIIDASATQQTIYGFGGADIIDWTGDLTSAQRDSAFSPTNGIGLSIVRVRVPVDSAEFVQAKATIDICKSYGGMAIASTWSAPAWMKTNDSAIGGTLKPSSYADFAAYLRRFNKAVGGLAAISPTNEPNYKVSYESMQMTATQVADFVAAEGDSSGAPIMAPEPFNMDQSYINSYLSNATAKSKTAFIAGHIYGATPYTLSIDKPVWMTEHYINSNISGNDWTNAMNAAKEIYDCMNAGWGAYIWWYIRRSYGPISETGNIQKLGYVMAQYARYVRPGYTKISCTANPATGVYISAYKSSSKIVVVAINQNSTHIYLPFSLKNAAATGFTQYTTTNSANLVSDKVAVSGNGFGIQMPENSISTLVSN from the coding sequence ATGAAGAAAATTTTTATAGGGTTCACATCGATGCTATTTATTCTTGGGTGCCAGAAAGCTGATAGCCTTGTTTCTAAAACGCCAGAAAAAGGCATACCTGCAAATACCAGCTCCGCAGTTGATACCATCGCAACGATATCTATAATTGATGCAAGTGCAACACAACAGACCATTTATGGATTTGGCGGAGCTGATATTATCGATTGGACAGGTGATTTAACCAGTGCACAAAGAGACTCGGCATTTTCACCAACAAATGGAATTGGATTGAGCATTGTCCGTGTCCGTGTTCCTGTAGATAGTGCTGAATTTGTTCAAGCAAAGGCTACCATTGACATTTGTAAATCCTATGGTGGAATGGCAATTGCTTCTACATGGTCAGCACCGGCGTGGATGAAAACCAATGACAGCGCAATTGGCGGCACCCTTAAACCAAGTTCCTATGCTGATTTTGCAGCTTACTTAAGAAGGTTTAATAAAGCAGTTGGGGGCTTAGCCGCTATCAGTCCAACAAATGAACCTAATTACAAAGTATCTTACGAGTCTATGCAAATGACAGCTACGCAGGTGGCCGATTTCGTTGCTGCAGAAGGTGATAGTTCTGGTGCGCCTATTATGGCTCCTGAGCCCTTTAATATGGATCAAAGCTATATTAATTCTTATCTAAGCAATGCTACGGCAAAATCAAAAACGGCTTTCATCGCAGGGCATATTTATGGAGCAACTCCTTATACTTTGTCGATAGATAAACCGGTGTGGATGACTGAGCATTATATCAATTCAAATATCAGTGGAAACGATTGGACAAATGCAATGAATGCTGCTAAAGAAATATACGATTGTATGAATGCAGGTTGGGGTGCTTATATATGGTGGTATATCAGAAGGAGCTATGGTCCGATCAGCGAAACGGGCAATATTCAAAAACTGGGTTATGTTATGGCCCAATACGCAAGATATGTGCGCCCCGGTTACACAAAAATATCTTGCACAGCAAATCCGGCTACCGGTGTTTATATTTCAGCATATAAAAGTAGTTCTAAAATAGTAGTGGTGGCAATTAATCAAAATTCGACTCATATTTACCTGCCATTCAGCTTAAAGAATGCTGCTGCTACTGGTTTTACACAATATACAACCACCAATAGTGCAAATCTTGTCTCAGATAAGGTTGCTGTTTCCGGCAATGGTTTTGGAATTCAAATGCCAGAGAATAGTATATCTACCTTAGTGTCTAATTAG